In Dromiciops gliroides isolate mDroGli1 chromosome 5, mDroGli1.pri, whole genome shotgun sequence, the following are encoded in one genomic region:
- the STYK1 gene encoding tyrosine-protein kinase STYK1 — translation MGDSRRMTRMLLECNLTDKLCILRENQYEVVIVPTLFVAAFLILLGVILWLHFRGQRVQRQPPGLQGIAPMPPSRGLSWEAAGRGGNIFVTQKPTSVEGLLQDTAHTLAKLQVPQEQFSEVLEEIYNGTCGAIYRVKMNTGDSAKPKSVVLKALREPAGFHEIQDFLGRIQFHHFLGKHKNLVQLVGCCTQKLPLYMVLEDVTQGDLLNFLWTCRRDVMTMDGLLYDLTEKQVYHIGQQVLEALEFLQGKRLFHGDIAARNVLIQGDLTAKLCGLGLAYEVHFRGAISSKRMVPLKWQAPERLLLKPAGIKGDVWSFGILLYEMVTLGAPPYPEVPPTNILPYLQRRKIMKRPSNCTSTMYSIMKSCWRWNEESRPSPTQLRLRLEAASHGADDKAVLQVPELVVPELYANVAGIRVETISSSYSIF, via the exons ATGGGAGATTCAAGGAGGATGACAAGGATGCTACTGGAATGTAACCTCACTGACAAGCTATGCA TTCTACGGGAGAACCAGTATGAAGTTGTCATTGTCCCCACACTCTTTGTTGCAGCCTTCCTTATCCTGCTGGGGGTCATTTTATGGCTCCACTTTAGAGGACAAAGGGTCCAGAGACAGCCACCTGGACTCCAAG GAATTGCCCCTATGCCTCCATCTCGGGGCCTGAGCTGGGAAGCAGCGGGGCGTGGAGGAAACATCTTTGTGACACAGAAGCCGACTTCAGTGGAGGGTCTTTTACAGGATACTGCACACACCCTGGCTAAACTGCAGGTGCCCCAGGAACAATTCTCAGAAGTCCTGGAGGAGATCTATAATGGAACTTGTGGTGCCATTTACCGGGTCAAGATGAACACTGGAGACTCTGCTAAGCCTAAGAGTGTTGTCCTTAAGGCTTTGAGAG AACCAGCAGGATTTCATGAGATACAAGATTTTTTGGGACGGATTCAGTTCCATCATTTTCTAGGCAAGCACAAGAACTTGGTCCAGCTCGTAGGCTGTTGTACACAGAAGCTGCCTCTCTACATGGTACTGGAAGATGTGACCCAGGGTGACCTACTCAACTTTCTTTGGACATGCCGCCGG GATGTGATGACAATGGATGGCCTCCTCTATGACCTCACAGAGAAGCAAGTCTATCATATTGGGCAGCAGGTTCTTGAAGCTTTG GAATTTCTCCAGGGGAAGCGACTGTTCCATGGAGATATAGCAGCCAGGAATGTCCTGATCCAGGGAGACCTCACTGCCAAGCTCTGTGGACTGGGTCTGGCATATGAAGTCCATTTTCGAGGTGCCATCTCCTCCAAACGGATGGTACCCTTAAAGTGGCAAGCCCCTGAGCGGCTCCTGCTGAAGCCTGCAGGGATCAAAGGAGATGT ATGGTCCTTTGGAATCTTGCTGTATGAGATGGTGACTTTAG GGGCTCCACCATATCCAGAGGTCCCTCCTACAAACATTCTACCGTATCTCCAGaggagaaaaatcatgaaaagacCTTCCAATTGCACATCCACCAT GTACAGCATCATGAAATCCTGCTGGAGATGGAATGAGGAGAGCCGGCCATCCCCAACACAATTACGCCTTCGCCTAGAGGCTGCCAGTCATGGAGCAGATGATAAAGCTGTGCTGCAAGTGCCTGAGCTGGTGGTGCCTGAGTTGTATGCAAATGTAGCAGGCATCAGAGTAGAGACAATTTCCTCCAGCTACAGTATCTTCTGA